From a single Gopherus evgoodei ecotype Sinaloan lineage unplaced genomic scaffold, rGopEvg1_v1.p scaffold_88_arrow_ctg1, whole genome shotgun sequence genomic region:
- the CD68 gene encoding macrosialin isoform X1: MGILGTLGPLSLLLCLAVKRRTGWEGDSERGTDSWTDGGSSMGILGTLGPLSLLLCLAACISAPPGEGAQELATPGSGIEAPCDGDGCPRHKKSATLVPSFTKTTTTTTTTTHRTTPPTTTHPTNHTTTHPANHTTTHTTTHTTTHPANHTTTHPTNHTTTHPANHTTTHPTNHTTTRPANHTTVHTTPHLTTAAPPVPPDVGVGNYSVRNGSDICLRVQSGLQILVRYENSSKAQLWGIFSVQPNQTKVSGNCSDESATMELSFAQGFLHFTFVKNKTQNTVYLHEVQAQLSLQFPGVPRQHFGVHNASLREFEARLGHSYQCQNRSLALAPAFHLDALHERLQAFALPGGQFGEAELCPEERRSSLVPIIIGVVLLVLILIIVIAYLLGRRKARGGYQTL, encoded by the exons ATGGGGATCCTAGGCACCCTGGGgcccctgtccctgctgctctgcctggcaG TGAAGCGCAGGACGGGCTGGGAGGGAGACTCGGAGCGAGGGACGGACTCGTGGACGGACGGAGGATCCAGCATGGGGATCCTAGGCACCCTGGGgcccctgtccctgctgctctgcctggcaG CCTGCATCTCTGCCCCGCCCGGCGAGGGGGCCCAGGAACTAGCCACGCCCGGCTCCGGGATCGAGGCCCCGTGCGACGGCGACGGCTGCCCCCGCCATAAGAAATCGGCCACCCTCGTGCCGTCTTTcaccaaaaccaccaccaccaccaccaccacgaccCACCGCACAACGCCCCCCACCACGACCCACCCGACCAACCACACCACGACCCACCCGGCCAATCACACGACAACCCACACAACCACCCACACCACGACCCACCCGGCCAATCACACGACAACCCACCCGACCAACCACACCACGACCCACCCGGCCAATCACACGACAACTCACCCGACCAACCACACCACGACCCGCCCGGCCAACCACACCACGGTGCACACGACCCCCCACCTCACCACGGCAGCCCCACCGGTGCCCCCGGATGTGGGGGTCGGGAACTATTCGGTAAGGAACGGGTCGGACATCTGCCTCCGGGTGCAGTCGGGCCTCCAGATCTTGGTCCGATACGAGAACAGCTCCAAAGCGCAG ctcTGGGGAATTTTTTCCGTCCAGCCAAACCAGACGAAGGTGTCAGGAAATTGCTCCGACGAGTCGGCCACCATGGAGCTCAGCTTCGCCCAGGGCTTCCTGCATTTCACCTTCGTAAAG AATAAAACCCAAAACACCGTCTACCTGCACGAGGTCCAAGCCCAGCTGAGCCTCCAGTTTCCTGGGGTCCCAC GGCAGCACTTCGGGGTGCACAATGCCAGCCTGCGGGAGTTCGAAGCCCGGCTGGGCCACTCCTACCAGTGCCAGAACCgcagcctggccctggccccggccTTCCACCTCGACGCCCTGCACGAGCGGCTCCAGGCCTTCGCCCTGCCCGGGGGCCAATTCGGGGAAG CCGAGCTGTGCCCAGAGGAGCGGCGCAGCTCGCTGGTGCCCATCATCATCGGGGTGGTTCTGCTGGTCCTGATCCTGATCATCGTCATCGCCTACCTGCTGGGCCGGCGCAAGGCCCGGGGGGGCTACCAGACCCTCTGA
- the CD68 gene encoding macrosialin isoform X4, with amino-acid sequence MGILGTLGPLSLLLCLAVKRRTGWEGDSERGTDSWTDGGSSMGILGTLGPLSLLLCLAACISAPPGEGAQELATPGSGIEAPCDGDGCPRHKKSATLVPSFTKTTTTTTTTTHRTTPPTTTHPTNHTTTHPANHTTTHTTTHTTTHPANHTTTHPTNHTTTHPANHTTTHPTNHTTTRPANHTTVHTTPHLTTAAPPVPPDVGVGNYSVRNGSDICLRVQSGLQILVRYENSSKAQLWGIFSVQPNQTKVSGNCSDESATMELSFAQGFLHFTFVKNKTQNTVYLHEVQAQLSLQFPGVPPELCPEERRSSLVPIIIGVVLLVLILIIVIAYLLGRRKARGGYQTL; translated from the exons ATGGGGATCCTAGGCACCCTGGGgcccctgtccctgctgctctgcctggcaG TGAAGCGCAGGACGGGCTGGGAGGGAGACTCGGAGCGAGGGACGGACTCGTGGACGGACGGAGGATCCAGCATGGGGATCCTAGGCACCCTGGGgcccctgtccctgctgctctgcctggcaG CCTGCATCTCTGCCCCGCCCGGCGAGGGGGCCCAGGAACTAGCCACGCCCGGCTCCGGGATCGAGGCCCCGTGCGACGGCGACGGCTGCCCCCGCCATAAGAAATCGGCCACCCTCGTGCCGTCTTTcaccaaaaccaccaccaccaccaccaccacgaccCACCGCACAACGCCCCCCACCACGACCCACCCGACCAACCACACCACGACCCACCCGGCCAATCACACGACAACCCACACAACCACCCACACCACGACCCACCCGGCCAATCACACGACAACCCACCCGACCAACCACACCACGACCCACCCGGCCAATCACACGACAACTCACCCGACCAACCACACCACGACCCGCCCGGCCAACCACACCACGGTGCACACGACCCCCCACCTCACCACGGCAGCCCCACCGGTGCCCCCGGATGTGGGGGTCGGGAACTATTCGGTAAGGAACGGGTCGGACATCTGCCTCCGGGTGCAGTCGGGCCTCCAGATCTTGGTCCGATACGAGAACAGCTCCAAAGCGCAG ctcTGGGGAATTTTTTCCGTCCAGCCAAACCAGACGAAGGTGTCAGGAAATTGCTCCGACGAGTCGGCCACCATGGAGCTCAGCTTCGCCCAGGGCTTCCTGCATTTCACCTTCGTAAAG AATAAAACCCAAAACACCGTCTACCTGCACGAGGTCCAAGCCCAGCTGAGCCTCCAGTTTCCTGGGGTCCCAC CCGAGCTGTGCCCAGAGGAGCGGCGCAGCTCGCTGGTGCCCATCATCATCGGGGTGGTTCTGCTGGTCCTGATCCTGATCATCGTCATCGCCTACCTGCTGGGCCGGCGCAAGGCCCGGGGGGGCTACCAGACCCTCTGA
- the CD68 gene encoding macrosialin isoform X3: MGILGTLGPLSLLLCLAACISAPPGEGAQELATPGSGIEAPCDGDGCPRHKKSATLVPSFTKTTTTTTTTTHRTTPPTTTHPTNHTTTHPANHTTTHTTTHTTTHPANHTTTHPTNHTTTHPANHTTTHPTNHTTTRPANHTTVHTTPHLTTAAPPVPPDVGVGNYSVRNGSDICLRVQSGLQILVRYENSSKAQLWGIFSVQPNQTKVSGNCSDESATMELSFAQGFLHFTFVKNKTQNTVYLHEVQAQLSLQFPGVPRQHFGVHNASLREFEARLGHSYQCQNRSLALAPAFHLDALHERLQAFALPGGQFGEAELCPEERRSSLVPIIIGVVLLVLILIIVIAYLLGRRKARGGYQTL, from the exons ATGGGGATCCTAGGCACCCTGGGgcccctgtccctgctgctctgcctggcaG CCTGCATCTCTGCCCCGCCCGGCGAGGGGGCCCAGGAACTAGCCACGCCCGGCTCCGGGATCGAGGCCCCGTGCGACGGCGACGGCTGCCCCCGCCATAAGAAATCGGCCACCCTCGTGCCGTCTTTcaccaaaaccaccaccaccaccaccaccacgaccCACCGCACAACGCCCCCCACCACGACCCACCCGACCAACCACACCACGACCCACCCGGCCAATCACACGACAACCCACACAACCACCCACACCACGACCCACCCGGCCAATCACACGACAACCCACCCGACCAACCACACCACGACCCACCCGGCCAATCACACGACAACTCACCCGACCAACCACACCACGACCCGCCCGGCCAACCACACCACGGTGCACACGACCCCCCACCTCACCACGGCAGCCCCACCGGTGCCCCCGGATGTGGGGGTCGGGAACTATTCGGTAAGGAACGGGTCGGACATCTGCCTCCGGGTGCAGTCGGGCCTCCAGATCTTGGTCCGATACGAGAACAGCTCCAAAGCGCAG ctcTGGGGAATTTTTTCCGTCCAGCCAAACCAGACGAAGGTGTCAGGAAATTGCTCCGACGAGTCGGCCACCATGGAGCTCAGCTTCGCCCAGGGCTTCCTGCATTTCACCTTCGTAAAG AATAAAACCCAAAACACCGTCTACCTGCACGAGGTCCAAGCCCAGCTGAGCCTCCAGTTTCCTGGGGTCCCAC GGCAGCACTTCGGGGTGCACAATGCCAGCCTGCGGGAGTTCGAAGCCCGGCTGGGCCACTCCTACCAGTGCCAGAACCgcagcctggccctggccccggccTTCCACCTCGACGCCCTGCACGAGCGGCTCCAGGCCTTCGCCCTGCCCGGGGGCCAATTCGGGGAAG CCGAGCTGTGCCCAGAGGAGCGGCGCAGCTCGCTGGTGCCCATCATCATCGGGGTGGTTCTGCTGGTCCTGATCCTGATCATCGTCATCGCCTACCTGCTGGGCCGGCGCAAGGCCCGGGGGGGCTACCAGACCCTCTGA